One Conger conger chromosome 7, fConCon1.1, whole genome shotgun sequence genomic window, tgtctgcctatcagtatcagaagtctactgttggcctggcccatccatcctgtcctctgcatttggccatagattttcatcaacatcactctgaatgttatctcttgctatacatcgaggaaaacatcttttcgcgtgccttatccagccctggatgtgttccactgttatgtccatacacccagcagccattgcatctagaagtgacatctgttcatgtgggtggtggtctaaaccttcacatataccttcataaatttcatattggtacctgagttccttgacaccctcagagttcctgtcaaaggggacagtgtacaactgtttcatcctgatctggtgtttctgtagcactcttgaaatggttgtagtgcttacactgtcaatgtttggaaatatgttcttgtctgcgattatgttgttgcgtatttctcttagcctgatgctgttgttgacaatgaccatcccaactattgtatcctcctgttgaggcataaacattattccccttccccttgtgtgactgtgtgaggtaaccgctgggtcctgtagtgagtcaaagacaaatgtgctctgatacatctgctttttctggagacttctcaaatcacagtactgctgtaatatacacatcaattgaactccttcagtcagaatgctgtaaatactgtttggttgaaccctcagtttggttgaaccctcaacctgattccctcagggacagaccatgatttaccacatgatcaatgactgtggctctgatttcatcagacaaaACTGTTCcacgacgtcttcttcctctacctctggctgcatccattttccctaccaaggctaaagaatgcaaatgccaatccaaaggtggccccttttatatatgtggtaacggggaacaaacaacaaacacctgggtaggttgttcactgaaatgacagccaggtgtttcaacagtacatatacagcagtaatagtggaaaaatctcttcagtgacaactacatctatatttacccgatatacatgcacatttcaatgcaagtatgatcacttttgtatagatggtaaccaggctgcaaacaaaaaaaatcgaataaactgaataaactttctgctcaaatcagaatgatctgtcttacgtatttcaaacATATAGTTTAatttatctgccaaaatgcagcatatttccttccacaatgatcagaattttattgggttttgaactgaaagttaactgttttgaacagagtatctaaatgtctgcaaaatttgctgtatttgtacaaacctttgctggtagtgaacactgactgagagaggtattcatgaattgtggtgattgaatgcctttagtatgaaagcaatgctaaaatatccacagtttagttcataTAGTCTAATGACATGgcgaatgtgttaagtgttttgaaaaagtggacatggtattgagacaagtgtgaaaacgattgtaaaaaaaactaagtgAAATCACGTTTTTCTCCACATTAGAATGCGCTCGGCTTCAACCCAGACAATTGTTAATGGATTAATTATTTGGCCAGCATAATTACATCGCGGGCTGTGAAGATTCACCAATGGCTCACCCCATTGGCTGAATAAGTTCCAATGATTCACCCCATTGGCTGAATAAGTTCCAATGATTCCATTATATGAGCTAATTCCCTTAGGATGAATACAGCCAATGAGGTTTAAGGGTCTGTAACCCCGATAAAACCTGGTTCTGGAATCCGGACGTCGACAGCGAGGCATTGGCATACAATGCCCATGAGAAGGCGCTGTGGTTCACGAAGCAGCAAAGCGCAAGGTTGCCCGCATGTTTCTGAATTCGCCgtcagctgtcaatcaaaaaGCGCATCATTCAATCAAAGCAAGCTTGGTCATCACAAGGCGCAGAATATACGTTAGTCTGACGATCTCCCCACCAAACATAAGAAAATGACACAATCTTGCCCATTTGCACTTAAAATGTACGCTTATGTTAAGTCTGTGTGCTTTTGTATTGCAGTTTAAATTTCACAACTGACCTGGTTTGGGTTCGATAATATTCAGGCAACTGTGGATAGTGTAAGGTGCCCACTGCCGGGCCTGATTCTGGCCGAAAGCTGGAGATACGGAGGCCAGACTTTAACCCTTCCCCACTGCCCGGAGAGCCGCCGTATCGCCCCGCTGTCTGCGCCGGTTTGGGCGGAGAGCTGGTGCATGCTGGACTCTTCACGGATCTTCGTTATCTGTGACCGCGACTGAACTGGTCAAAGTGCAGCGGAGACTTCGCGCAGTACCTCCACACATTTCCGAACGTGGGACGGGGACATCGTGACACGGGGGGGACTGGTGACTCTTATTTGTCGGACAGGAGACCCACCCCTGACGGTGACAGGTAATGATGGCAACCTGAGGCTCACTGGGCTGCATGTTAACCGGTACAGAAAATCTTACCGCAGAAAAACCCACAGTGGTACTCGTATTCAGAGCAATTTGTAATCATTAACCGGTAACATTTTACTTGGACGTTAACTTTTTACTTGGGCGTTTTAAATTGCAACGATGGTAATCAAAGTGCACTCTGAGGTCATTACAGCCGACAGTGAACAGGGTTTCAGTAAATGTTAATTTCAGACTCATAATTAAGAGATAATACTAGATTTGTTAATTGGTCTCAACAATAAAAAGTATAGTATTTCATTGAATCTCTATACACAAGAGACATGTATAGAGTTCTGGCTGACAGTAAttagatgtttatttttgttatgcGTTCACCCTTATCCGTAATGTAGGCTAATTGTCTCATTTGTTACGGTACAACCCCTGTCAACTGAATGCGCACAAAAGTTTCTTGTCAGTAGCACACGCGTGGGACGAATATTATACTGTAGCTACATCACGTTTGTCAGAAGGATAACGTGTCCAGTTATATTGAGGACACGGTTTGATAAAACTATACTTCTACATGTCATTTATAAAGCCGTTTTAATACAATACTTCAAAGTTCTGAAAAGATATCTGTAACCGATACCACACAGCTAACAATGGCTATATGGTAGGTGCTAATGAAGTATGACGGTTATGATGATCGTATTAATATGTCATGTAGCCTTCCGTTATACATATTGCGCGAGCAGACGAATGAATCACGAATTAATAATTATCATGGTCCTTTTTGGATCGTGCTTGCATGCCAAAGCGACCGTATCATTCCGGAGCGAAGAACTACGTTGAAGAATGTACGTTGACGTTTCCAGGTGTGTATTTGAGTTTGTCGGTAGGCCGACGTTTTCGCAGTGATGGGTGGGGACACGTTGGCCATCTAGGAAGGACAGTGAGGTGCAGATTTGGGATGTTTCTGTGCGTTTAATGTCCGCTCCGTCTGCAGGCGTCTGAGATGGCGCAGGAGACGACGCAGTGGAAGGACTGCGTGGAGAAGCTGAGCGTGCTGCAGTGGGTCCTGACCTTCCTTCTcatgggtgagagagagagagactttacTTTGATTCCCCTTTATATGAAAACATCATATTCATcacactaaataaaataaaagaatactAATGAACATGTCCATACACACAGTaataaaaccaacaaacaacatcaaaagaaaaaaagaaacgaaTCACAAATCATCAAAACAACACCTGTATTGTGTTAATGGTGTACCTGCTGTTCACCTGTtcacaggtgtgtgctgttgtgttaaTGTTGTACCTAATGTtcacaggtgtgtgctgttctgtgttaaTTATGTACCTGATGTtcacaggtgtgtgctgttctgtgttaaTGTTGTACCTGCTGTccacaggtgtgtgctgttctgtgttaaTGTTGTACCTGCTGTccacaggtgtgtgctgttctgtgttaaTGTTGTACCTGCTGTccacaggtgtgtgctgttctgtgttaaTGTTGTACCTGCTGTccacaggtgtgtgctgttctgtgttaaTGTTGTAACTGCTGTccacaggtgtgtgctgttctgtgttaaTGTTGTACCTGCTGTccacaggtgtgtgctgttatGTGTTAATGTTGTAACTGCTGTccacaggtgtgtgctgttctgtgttaaTGTTGTACCTGCTGTccacaggtgtgtgctgttctgtgttaaTGTTGTACCTGATGTTCACCTCTCTGTGGCTCTTCCCTGTGCTCTACACCACCTGGATGCTGATGGACTGGAACACACCTGAGAGAGGtgacacaccccccacacacaccctcatacacgcttacacacacacatacataacaaaacagttatgtatttgacccaggtttgacatgcaaacacatgcacacatgcacacacacacagattattcCACCCACAGCGTGATTGCAGTTCTctctgtggccaccagggggcaggcgATCTGAGTGGGTGAGGAGCTGGAAAGTGTGGAAACACTTGAGAAATTACTTCCCTGTGAAGGTGAGTGAAGAATGTTCCGGAAGTCATGAGACCCTGtttgtcaaaaaatgttttgcaaccAGTACAAAGTTGACTGGAATAATTCCTTCACCCAGGTCGGaaaatattgacattttgaTATTTATGCTGGTCATTTAGAAGATAGAGGCTTACAGACTACAGCTGGGATCATCACATCCTAAGTCCTCAGGGTCTGagagctgctggttttccaccctccctttacctgggagtcaggtgtgttcaccctccctttacctgggagtcaggtgtgttcaccctccctttacctgggagtcaggtgtgtccaccctccctttacctgggagtcaggtgtgaccgccctccctttacctgggagtcaggtgtgttcaccctccctttacctgggagtcaggtgtgtccaccctccctttacctgggagtcaggtgtgttcaccctccctttacctgggagtcaggtgtgtccaccctccctttacctgggagtcaggtgtgttcaccctccctttacctgggagtcaggtgtgttcaccctccctttacctgggagtcaggtgtgtccaccctccctttacctgggagtcaggtgtgttcaccctccctttacctgggagtcaggtgtgtccaccctccctttacctgggagtcaggtgtgtccaccctccctttacctgggagtcaggtgtgtccaccctccctttacctgggagtcaggtgtgaagacagtctggccaatcagtagcactaactgCTCagctaaccccccccaccccgtctctgtgtctgactcccccccctgtctctgtgtctgactctctcccccatctctgtgtctgactctcccccctgtctctgtgtctgactctcccccctgtctctgtgtctgactctccccctgtctgtgtctgactctctcccctgtctctgtgtctgactctcccccctgtctctgtgtctgactctcccccctgtctctgtgtctgactctctcccctgtctctgtgtctgactctctcccctgtctctgtgtctgactctcCCCCAGCTGGTGAAGACGGCCGAGCTCAGCCCCAGTAGGAACTACATCATGGGGTCCCACCCCCACGGCATCATGTGTGTGGGGGCCTTTTCCTGCTTCTGCACGGAGAGTTCCGGATTCGCCCAGGCGTTCCCGGGAATGCGGCCGGCCCTGGCAGTCCTGGCCGGCCTGTTCCGGCTGCCCCTGTACCGGGACTATGTCATGAGCGCAGGTGCAGGCTGGGGTGTGGGCGGGGACCAGAGAACCACACAGTACCTTTCCCattcacctgcacctgcactcACTCACCTCAGCTCCtactcgccctctctccctctctctctctctccctccctctctccccccctctccccccctctctctcccccctctccctctccccccctccccctctctccctctctccctctctcctctccccccctccctgtctccctctcccccccctccctctctccctctccccccctccctctctccctctccctctccccccctccctctctccctctccccccctccctctctccctctccctctccccccctccctctctccctctccctctctccctctccccccctccctctccccccctccccctccctctccctctccccctctccccccctccctctccctctcccccctctctctctctctccctctcccccccccctcccctctctcctctccctcccccctctctcccctctccctcccccctctctcccccctctctcccctctccctcccccctctctcccccctctctcccctctccctcccccctctctccctctctccctctctccctccctctccccccctctctctccctctccccccctctctctccctctccccccctccccccctccccccctctctctccctctccccccctctctctccctctccccccctcccccccctctctctccctctctccctctccccccctccccccccctctctccccccctcccccccctctctctctccccccctcccccccctctctctctctctctctccccctctctctctctctctgtagggaTGTGTCCCGTCAGTAGGCCCAGTCTGCAGTGGCTGTTGTCCAGGAGCGGTGTGGGTAATGTGGTGGTGATAGTGATAGGGGGCGCCACTGAGTCTCTCTCCAGTGCTCCCGGGGTCAACACTGTGGTGATGAGGCAGAGGAAGGGCTTCGTCCGGCTGGCCCTGGAGTACGGGTGAGTAACACATCTTAGTAACACATACAGAAATCCAGAAAGGAAAATCAGTAAAACCAcagatttattaaaaatctttggggtacaggtgagagaggggtggggttatggggtacaggtgagagaggggtggggttatggggtacaggtgagagggggtggggttatggggtacaggtgagaggggtggggttatggggtaCAGGTGACagaggggtggggttatggggtacaggtgagaggggggtggggttatggggtgagagaggggtggggttatggggtacaggtgagaggggtggggttatggggtgagagaggggtggggttatggggtacaggtgagaggggggtggggttatggggtacaggtgagagggggtggggttatggggtacaggtgagagggggtggggttatggggtacaggtgagagggggtggggttatggagtacaggtgagaggggtggggttatggggtacaggtgagagggggtggggttatggggtacaggtgagagggggtggggttatggggtacaggtgagagggggtggggttatggagtacaggtgagaggggtggggttatggggtacaggtgagagggggtggggttatggggtacaggtgagagaggggtggggttatggggtgagagaggggtggggttatggggtacaggtgagagggggtggggttatggggtacaggtgagagggggtggggttatggagtacaggtgagaggggtggggttatggggtacaggtgagagggggtggggttatggggtacaggtgagagggggtgaggttatggggtacaggtgagagaggggtggggttatggggtacaggtgagaggcggtggggttatggggtacaggtgagagaggggtggggttatggggtgagagaggggtggggttatggggtacaggtgagagggggtgaggttatggggtacaggtgagagaggggtggggttatggggtacaggtgagagggggtggggttatggggtacaggtgagagaggggtggggttatggggtacaggggagagggggtggggttatggagtacaggtgagagggggtggggttatggggtacaggtgagagaggggtggggttatggggtgagagaggggtggggttatggggtacaggtgagagggggtggggttatggggtacaggtgagagggggtggggttatggggtacaggtgtgagggggtggggttatggggtacaggtgagagggggtggggttatggggtacaggtgagagggggtggggttatggggtacaggtgtgagggggtggggttatggggtacaggtgagagggggtggggttatggggtacaggtgagagaggggtggggttatggggtacagttttattgtgtaatgaaatgaaatcccTCCCTCCAGGGCAGACCTGGTGCCGGTGTACAGCTTCGGGGAGAATGAGGTGTTCCGGCAGGTGCTGTTCTCGGAGGGCAGTGTGATGCGCGCACTGCAGACCACCTTTAAGAAGGTCATGGGGTTCGCGCCCTGCCTGTTCATTGGCCAGAGCTGGGGCGTCTTGCCCTATAGGGTCCCCATCACCACTGTCGGTTAGTGATGATGTCACCATGATTTCATTATGACACGCTTTGATTCCATCCTCTTGCATTCTTTCACTGCGGCCTCTGATAatgtatctctccctccctctctctctctatctctcctccctcctctctatatatctctctcccctcctccctctctccctccctctctctctcagtgggcAGCCCCATCACAGTTCCCCAGGTCTCCTGTCCCACAGAAGAGATGGTGGATCAGTACCACCAGCTGTACATGGAGGCTCTGAGCCAGCTCTTCCACACCCACAAAACCAGCTGcggcctgtcacacacacaccagctccagATCATCTAgagccctgtcacacacacacaccagctccagATCATCTAgagccctgtcacacacacacacaccagctccagATCATCTAgagccctgtcacacacacaccagctccagATCATCTAgagccctgtcacacacacaccagctccagATCATCTAgagccctgtcacacacacacacacacacacacacacacaccagctccagATCATCTAgagccctgtctcacacacacacacacacacaccagctccagATCATCTAGAgctctgtcccacacacacacacacacacacaccagctccagATCATATagagctctgtctcacacacacacacacacacacacacaccagctccagATCATATAGagttctgtcacacacacacacacacacacacacacactcacacacacacacacacacacacatacacacacacacacacacactcacacacaaaaacacacacacacactcacacacacgcacacacacacacacaccaggtccAAACCCACTCCCCAGAACATGCCCTCCCCTTCCCCATCCTGGGACCAGCATCCGCCACGCCAAATCTGTGCCTCTGATCTAATCTGGGGCGACTCAGCGGTACTTGGGGAGACCCCCAGGCCAGCATTCTCAGAGCTGAAGATAACGGTCAGTTAAACCAGTCGTGCGTTGAAGATGGCGGCCGTTTGAAACGGCGGTGCTAGGCGGAGAGAAAGTGGCCGCAGATGGAGACGCCGCTGATGAACATCGTTAAGATGCTTTAATCAATGAGATAAAAAAACCCAGGTAAGCAGCTAAACAGCCAGCTAGCGTTGTTCGACGCAAGTCACGGATGTTTGTATGAAAAAGGTGTTGGCTGTGAATGAAGTGGAATGCTCATTTAAAATCTGTTGAACAGTTCGCCATAAAGACAATTAATTTTGAGATTATTTCTTGCAATATTTAGTCAATATTAGTCAGCAGAGATTTAGGCCGGTGGTAAAGATCCTTGGTGAAATGTATGATTGACAGCTGGTCATTCAGACCCATGTCCTCAGCTTGTTTGATACATCTGTACATTATGATTGTGGCCTATATGTTGGATCATGTAAATTATATTTCTAAAGAAATGTCAGCCGTTGCCTGTACATGAGGTAGTAGGCCTACAATACGACTTAATATATTCAGAAGCTCATTTGTGAAGGCTTATCAAGATTTTGGATGTATTAGAATTGGAAATGAATCTACCCCAGGGATTATAActttgaatgtttaaaaaaagaaaagaaaattcaggCTGTTTGCAGTCACGAGTGTTTCTGAGAATAGAATACCTTTAATGCTCAAGGTAGGGCTAAAACTACTCTAAACTAAATCTCTAAAGACAGAATAATGCCTTTGTTAAAGTTTTGGTGTCACAAGACAGCATCGTACTGCCCCCATCTGTCAGCTGTCAAACAAAGAAGCCTCTTTCAATCAAAGAGGGCATGGTCATCGTTAGTCCGATGAGTTTCTCTAAACAACGCTGGTTTAGAACACACCCCAGCCTACCTACAAGCAAAACATGACcaagctatttaaaaaaaatatatatatatgttttccaacaaacattcacaatatcagtaaATATATCTCCtggacaaataaatacattaaattagaCCATCTTGTCCATTTCTCTGAAAAGATACTCACAGCTGAAGGAGTTCTCGCAGCTGTGGAGTCTTTAGAACAGGATCAAGGGCTCCAGCGCAAGGCTCAGCCTGATTCTGGCTCAAACCTGCGCAACTGTATATTCAGAAGCTCATTTGTGAAAGCGTATCAAGATTTTGGATGTACTTTGAACTTGAATTGGAAATGAATCTACCCCAGGGATTATAActttgaatgtttaaaaaaaaaaaaaaaaattatatatattttttaattcaggCTGTTCGCAGTCACGACTGTTTCTAAGAATAGAATACCTTTAATGCTCAAAGTGGAGCTAAAACTACTTTCAACTAAATCTCTAAAGACAgaataatgcatttaaatgccTTTGCTTCGAGTTCTGGGGAAGGGTCACAGGAAGGTCAGTGATGGATGCTTTTCTCACTAGATATTAGAATGTCTATGACTGATTGTATCATGGTGAAAATCTTGAAATGTATTACCTGAAACCCGTATGATGGAATTGTTAAATGTCATGTGTAACTCCCATCCCAGTTAAACACTCAGGCTGTGTTATGATTTCTGAGGAAAAGCTTTTCAAATCCAGCAATGTTTTGAACTGAATAATTTGCCACGTAACACTTCAATGTGTGGTGGGTTTGTGCCATGTCTTTAGGGAACCTAAGCCAAAGATTCTGCTTCCCTTGGCTGGATACAATGTCAGCCTTTATACGTATATATTAAACATCAGACAAGGGACtttcttgtgaaatacataattaatgttTATTCTGTGTCaac contains:
- the mogat3b gene encoding 2-acylglycerol O-acyltransferase 3b, translating into MAQETTQWKDCVEKLSVLQWVLTFLLMGVCCSVLMLYLMFTSLWLFPVLYTTWMLMDWNTPERGGRRSEWVRSWKVWKHLRNYFPVKLVKTAELSPSRNYIMGSHPHGIMCVGAFSCFCTESSGFAQAFPGMRPALAVLAGLFRLPLYRDYVMSAGMCPVSRPSLQWLLSRSGVGNVVVIVIGGATESLSSAPGVNTVVMRQRKGFVRLALEYGADLVPVYSFGENEVFRQVLFSEGSVMRALQTTFKKVMGFAPCLFIGQSWGVLPYRVPITTVVGSPITVPQVSCPTEEMVDQYHQLYMEALSQLFHTHKTSCGLSHTHQLQII